The nucleotide window cttgtaatttgtattttgtttatgtatttgcaAACAAAATCTAACCTATTCACAGGGCTGTGACtcagaactgagaaataaatgtttcccCCTTTCCACCAAGCAGGATGTTTAGTGAAAcataatgacctttttttttctttcttgctaagCAAAGTcatgcttttctgcatctttaaAATCTGGATTGGACAATTTTATCATACAGAAGTAAAAGAATTGATTTGTAAGTATATGTGTAAAGAAATACAttgaatgccaaaaaaaaaaaaacaacaaaaaaaggaaagaacttgaATCCTGTCACCAGAGAGTGCTTGGATTAACTGTGGTATGTCCATATTTCTGGAATGTTGTGTGGCTTTAACAAGGAGGAGTTATGGTTTATAGGCACTGACCATTAGGAAAGGCCACCATGAAGTAAGTGGGAGAGAAATGTATGTagaaaaatcagaggaaaaaaccttttatttgtgtgaatattttcatgtgtgtgcattgagatgaacatggggaagagTGTGGACATTGAACTATTAATATTCATTGTCTTCAAGGAGTGGTGGTGGTAGCAGGGAGGGTCATGGGTGAGAAGAATACTATAGGGTTTTTATTTGgtacttctaggaattttttaatttttggtgcaTAATAAAAGGCAATACAAGTATATATTGCCCTTTCAGTTTGAAAGAGACATCCAGTggagtaaataataaagataattcaTCCTGAGtgacttcagtattttttaattgagaaagaTGAATACATGATCCAGGGATAGATAAGATATCAAATCCCTTTGTGTGTCATTGATCTATGCGATGGTGTCATTGTTGAGTCTGCTCAAAAATTACTATATGCTAAATGTTCTCAATTtaataattcacataccataaaatttgccCTATAAAAGCCTGTGATTctgtggtttttattatgtttggaGTTTCTTTTGCGTTCCTTAGGAATTTCTGCATATGAGATCATGTTATCTCTGAATAtagttctacttcttcctttacaGTCTTGATGCTGTTAATTTCTGTTGCCCAGATATATTTGCCTCTAGAACAACACTGAACAGAAGTGGTCagagtcaggggcacctgtgtggctcagttggttaagtgtccaactactTATTtctgtttaggtcatgatctcacagttcatgctatggagccctgtgtagggctctgtgctgacagagcaaagtctgcttgggattctctctctctttctctctgcccctaccccactcgcgtgcacacactgtctctctcaaaacaaataaaaataaacgtaaaaaaaaaaaagaagtggtcagAGTGGacatctcttttttccttaattgtaggggaaagcattcagtctttcactattaagtgTGATGTTTGTGTAGCTTTTTTAAAGATGCTCTTTCTCAGGTTGAAGAGGTTCCCTTCCATCTTTATTTcttgagtgtcttttttttttttatcatgaaagagaaATTGGCTTTCAATTTCTTGAGGTAATGTTGACTaacaaaaagctgtacatatttaatgcataCAGCCTGGtgtatttggagataagtatACACACATGGAAACATAATCACAATCTATGCTGTAAATATATCCATCACCCTCattgtcaaatggtttttttttttttaacgttttattttgagacagagagagacagaacatgaacaggggagggtcagagagagagggagacacagaatcggaaacaggctccaggctccgagctgtcagcacagagcccgacgcggggctcgaactcacgggaccgtgagatcatgacctcagcggaagtcggacacttaacggactgagccacccaggcaccccttgtcaaatgtttttctgcagcAATTGACATAATCATGTGGTTTTAGGTTTTTACTGTTAATAGAGTGTATGGCATTGGTTGATTATCGgatattaaaccaaccttgcatttttGGAATGactcccacttggtcatggtgcatAATCccttttatatgttgctggattcagtttgttagtattttgttggaTTTTTGCACTTCTATTCATAAGAGATGTTGtctttagctttgtttttgtttgtttgtatttgtgcCATGActgtggttttggtattaggacAAGACTGGTCTCATACGATTAGTTGGGGAAGGTTTTTTACTCTGCAAacttttggaagagtttgtgaaatactgatgttaattcttctttaaacatggGATAGAATTCAACATTGAAGCCATTTGGTCTTGGGCTTTGTGGGTAGTTTCTGatactaattcaatctctttacttgttatgGGTGTACTCagattgtgtattttttttcttgagtcagtttcagTAGTGAGAGTGTTTCTAGGGAAttgtccatttcatttcttttatacaATTTGTTTCACACAATCAttcattgtatttctttataatcgtttcatttttttaaattgggtaaTTTATAGTTCatgtttcattcctgattttagaaatttgagttctctcttttttcttggtcagtcaaggtaaatatttgtcaatttgttgatattttcaaagaagcagcttttggtttcattgattttctgttgtctttctattctctttcactAACTTCTGCtctattatttcctctttcttcttgctttaggtttagtttgctcttcttttttcagtTCCTTACAAttgaagattatttatttatctgaaattaaatttttaaaaaaaatataggtatttactgctataaatttccctctgagcactGCTTTATCTCCATTCCACAAATTTTTAtatgctgtgtttttattttcactcatcttaagttattttctaatttcctttgtggtgatttcttttttgacccattggttatttaagagtgtgttgtttaatttctgcaCTTACGAATTCTTCAAATTTCCTTGTGTCATcaatttctatttcattccaCTATAGTTGGAGAAGATAATCTATTTTCAATCTTGTTGATTTATTGAGGCTCATTTTACAGCTTAATGTATGGtgtcttctggagaatgttccatgtgtacttgataAGATTGTGTGTTTGCTACTTTTGGGCAATGTGTTCTTAAAGTGATCTGATAGGTCTAGTTGCTGTATGATGTCATACATTATAAAGTTGGCTTGTACAATCTTGGATATATTACATAAcggaaattaagaagaaattctcaacaaaatattctGAAGGGGATGTGACTGGGGCTTTGCCGTCCTCACTATgtctgccatttttaattttcagagtcgTTTGACTGTAATCTTGCTGCTTATATATTCCTGTGCTTATATCCCATCCTTGGCACACAGCCTCCTGGACAGAAATAAAACTGGATTGTTGGGTATATTTTGGAAATGCTCCAGAATTGGTGAACAGAAGAGTCTTTATGTTGCAGTATGCTGTATAGTGATGGCCTTCAGCTTCCTCTTCATACAGTAGCCTGGGAAAATATCATAATTTAATTGCCATCAGATTTCAGTATGAAAAAAGGATTTATCTGCAGAAAATAATGGAATGAATGGTTAGCTCTTTTATCTTAGAACATGGAATGAGATAAATTTTCAGCTGCTGttgtctatttttgttgttggatCAATGTTCTGAAAAAATAAGATGTAAGCATTTAACACTCAGAGTTTAACATGTCTGTAGCAATCAGCCTCATTATTGTCACTACAACATTACATTTTGCAAATGTTATTCTGTTGTGTCAGATACCAGTTTGTAGTGAGGTTATATTTATATCTTATGTCTCTAAGGcatataatagaaaacaaaattgataaagtaCTCAAGTTCCTTTCATTGTGATTTGGAAATGAGAAATCtttacagaatgagaaaaaaaaatattctgagggAATCCATGAATTTTGATAATTATCTCTACCTGGTGGGACTGTGATTGGCTTTCCCCCTTATtctcttttcctatattttccatgtttgttgtgatgagcatgtATTATGTAATActgataaaataaacttaaattaaaaaatcagacaaaatggaAGTATACAGTTGGAGAGACTTACTGAAGGAGGTAATGAAATTCTGGTAAGATTAATCCAGATATATTTCTCACCAAAAAACATTGTGCGAACAGCAGGTCCTCAGTAGCTGTATGTTGAATCGAATATGATAGCTTTCCATCTGtccaaacattaaatataaatatcaggAATTGACTGGTCACTTTGGCTTTCATGTTAAACTTGTAGACTTAGTGCAGCTCATATGTGTAAGGTGTGAGAAAAGAAACCTCTAAGGATTGGACtcttgaatcttttcttttttgaggatgAATCTCCTATTATCTGCCAACAGCCTTGCTGTTGTCAGTAAGATTGCCTGTTTTTGGATTTGGCAACTCCATAgccagtatttttttattttatgccagAGGAATCTCAATTAAAGTTTTGCAGGCTATATTTTGCTAATTGTTCAACATATTAGCAAATTTTAAGTTCCTACTCTATGAAATAATTATGTGTACTTGTTTCTGATTAGAGAACCAACGAAGATATTTGTTGGTTTATGTCCATGTTCGATCTGAAAAGTTTTGCAATGGTTTGAAGACGATGGAGTTATTTTCTACAACCTTCAAGGACTTTTGCTTTAGTGTACATTTTGGAAAGCTTAAAATACAGCATTGCCGTGACTTCCAACTGCTCCATTCTCGCTTGCAAGCAGAGCATTTGCAGAATCAGCATTTCTTGTAATAGGATCATGTTGTAAAATGTGgtgccatctgcaaatagatTAATAATATGTGAGGCAGTGCCAGTTTTTATGCCTTATAATTTGGGATGATTCTCATCACAACTGTGAGTGGTTCTATTGTGAAAGCAGAAGGAATAAGTAGATTGCGGTCTTGATTCTCACTAGATTGCAGTCTAGACTACATTTATTTTGGGGCAAGGCTTAGGTTCTTACACAGAGAAATAATAACCTAAAACACAGTTCTCTTAAatcctattttctttctatttctgaaGAAATACTCCCTCTAGGGGGTTTCTAAATGcatgaacacatatttttttttgcaatttatggtagtgaattaaataaaaatctcctcCATCAGTGTGTGCCAAGTTCCCGTTCCTAATAAATCTGCTACGTTTAGGAGTGACAGGAGTACAAGTATTAGAGGAAAACACTTGCccttctgttttattcttcatttgGCCTCTGAAAATTTATCATTGGAATATTTAAGTTGTTAACTTAGGAGTTTCAGGATACCAGCAGGCTACTCTGGACCAAAAAAGCTGATGATTATGTCTCCCTTAAGTTTGGAGAGGAATGTTTTAATATAAGGGTTGGAGGAGGCATGACGGTGCCCTGGGTAGAAACTGATGCACCTTCAAACCAAGTATTCTTGAAGTGTTTGACCTGAATTTATTTAGGGGAAAAGCTGAGCACTCTGTGGACTAAGGAGGACACTTCAGACCCctgtttttagtttagtttagtttagtttagtttagtttagtttttttagCTCTGATCCCAGACTTCCATACCATACTCAGTGTAACAAAGATCTTGCAATGAATTTGAGcactattttttgctttttaatggaataaggaaaagataatgaaaaacacTTGTGGAACCATcatatgaaacaaacaaaaattgaatatTTGGTCATATTTGCTTcatatcttctctctctttttatttctttgttttaaaaagttcatttatttatttggagagacagacagacagagagagagagaaggcgaggcagagagagagagagggagagagagaaacccaagtagactctgtgccatcagtgcagagcctgatgcggggctcgatcccacgaaccatgagatcatgacctgagccaaaataaagagtcagaagcttaactgactgtaccacccagggGCTCCATCTCTGTATCTTTTAAATAGGATAAAATATTACACATAAAGGTGAAGGCCCATTTCCCCTCACTCTCCCCAGAGGAAATGCTATCATGAATTTGGCTGTGAATCGAGTccatatgtatatacttttatgAATCTGTAAACAGTATGGAATGATGCTGTgcatttttgacatttatatgAATGGTAGTATCCTTCCTGCAATGTTCCaaaacaggtttttttccccactaaatgttgtatttttaagCACTATCCTGATTGGTTTCCCGGAAACTTGCCCAACTAATCCACCCTTGAATTTGCCTCTGTTAATTTGTGAAGTCCATCATTAGGATACTCTTATAATATCCAGTTTGAAAACTTATTTATATGTTAAACAAAGATTTCTCTAACTTATAaggattcttaaaatatttaagttggAGGATTCTACCTAAAATCAACGCTTAGCTTaataaaaaagaggggcgcctgggtggctcaggcagttgggcctctgactttggctcaggtcatgatttcatggttcatgggttcgagacccatgtcaggttctgcgctggtagtgcagagccttcttgggattctctctctctccctctcgctctctgcccctctcccacttgtgttctctctctctcaaaataaataaacttaaaaaaataaagaacaaaaactgtCATCACAGATTGATGTGTTTTTGCACCGTAAAGCAAAAGCACTAATGTCTTTGGATTTGggatattcatttttattaagaataaaaaccatttatCAGACCCCAATTTAAAAGAAAGTACCTTGgccggttaagcatttgacttcggctcaggtcatgatcttgcagttcgtcagtttgagcctcccatctggctttgtgctgacagctcagagcctggaggctacttcagattctgtgtgtccctctctctgccctccccccccctcaaaaataaataaacattaaaaaataaaaaaagaaagtaactataCTGTAAATACAACATAAACTAGATATTTAAGGAATGGGTAAAATGACAAAACGAAATGtttctatatgtattttatctTCAGTACATTTTGTACTACGCAATGAAGCTAGAATTACATAAATCATCCCGTGTTTGTTATTTATTGTAATTTCTGCGAATGTGAGAATTGAAAATAGGAATTACTTAGAAAGTACATAAATTTTCTGTTTAGTTGCAAGTAGCTGAAGCTTCCTGCGGTTGCCATTTCGGCAGTGCCCACTGGGTGGCAGCAGCAGCTTGCTCAACCCCCCAGCACTGGCCGCATCCAACATGGCATCCTTTCCGGTTCTGGTAGCCAGAAAGCTGTAATTATGTGGATTCTGAGTTGGAAGGCAGGATGGTTATTTAGAGGGACTCCCtcaaaatattgttaatatagCATTGTGTAATCATAGTAGTATTGATGCATGTAtcatggagggtttttttttccttctaatttctttttctccccctccaaataaacattttctcccatctgTGTGGGCAACTGTGTATATACAAATAATCATTTTATCTCAAACCCACCACAGTATGAGCCAAGATATTGTCAAATATTAAACAAACACAATATGAGAAACATCGCCTCCCCCACCGAGATGCTGTAAACTACCGTTTAAGTGACAGGAGAGGTGCCAGTTTCTTTGGGAATGCTTTCTTACTCATTGTGAGAGCGTCACTTCCTAAGAGCATGTGGCACTGAAGGATTTACTCAGTCTTTGTAATGGCTATGGAATGGCTATATGGCACATGCTATTCCCATTAATGTCCGCTGAGATTCAGAGATAGTTGGGATGCAGAGTATTTCCAGCTTGCGTTAGTCATGTGCTTTTATAAGATGGACAACTGTAGAATAAGGGTGGCATTAGCGATTTCATTTAGGAAGACATCCAAATCTGCTTTTAGGAGCCCTCTACCTCGTATGTTGCCTCTAATAATGAGTGATGATCCTTGAAACCCCAGATATTGGCAACTACGCGGGGTTCTTCTAAGAGAGGAGAGTGTTTTAATTGGGTTTAGTGATTCACGTTTTTCAAGGTGAGTTTCCCCAGCCCTGGGGATATGGAATGATGTGCGAGGCATTTGGCAAAGCACAGGACAGATGTGGCATATATTCTTCCAGGGTCATCTCTGCTCCTTGGACAATATAACACATTGTTATTGGGTTCTTATAAGTAAATCTGGAATCGAAGGAACATTCACACTAACTTTAAGACAAAGTGCAAGTCTTCAGTGAAGCGTTTTGCTTGTGATGGGCTGCTTCACTTTATATCTTGCAGACATTCTGGAGCcacgtgttttctctctcctgccttcggaagaaatagtaaatagaagggaagaaatttgagaagcactaaCCAATTAGCATGGATTTATTTAACATTAGCACCCACCTGTTACCTATAGTAGAGCTAACACTGGCCATGAACCGTAGGACTAGGGCATTTTGAACGGCCGGTTGGTGTTTAGAGTGATGAGGCCTTGTGAGGCCCTAACAGGGCACCAAATTGGGAGTTTTTGGACAGAAGAGGGATGGCACCAGGGCACTGGCTGCCTCCTGATGGTCAGAGCCTCCATATATTTTACCGTTTTCCCATGAAATACCTGGGACCCTTCTTGGTCTCCAGACTTATTCCCCTGATATTTTTTCTCCTTAGCCTGGTTACTTCCTTAATTAAATCACTCCTGATCTGCACAGGGGTCCACACCATCTGAAATGTGAATACTTGGCATTTGGACTCCTCCATTCTAGATCCTACTCATTCACGACCATCTTGCTTAGGTCCCAGCCCTTCAGATCAGAGATGGTTTGGATCCTCTGGTACACATTCTTAAGCCTTCCCGGGCTTCTCACCTGAACTCCTTACCTTGGCTTTTATGGCTCTTCATGGTCTGGCTCTTGGCTTCTCTTCATTTCCCATTCTCCAGGCCCCCGTCGTGATTCAGCCACACTGGTGTTTGCGCCGCTCCTCAAACGTTTCGAGTCATTCCTATCTCAGGGCCTTGTCTTGCTGTTCGTTCTTCCAGGAACGCTCTCCTAATACCAGTTTGGGTTGCTGCCTCACATCTTCCACGCCCACCCAGCAATGTGACTTGATGGGCGAGACCCCTTCCCAAATTACCTTCTTGACGTGGCGCCCTGTCACTCATTATCACTTTATcttgattttcttgatttcttgattttcttcacAGTCCTGATCACTACCTGCCATGTCATgtatttatacattcatctatcggccttcccctttccctccgcCAGACCATAAAACCCATTAGGGTGGGGCCATTATCTTGTTCAACGCTGTATCACCAGAACCGCAAATAGTGCCTGGCTTACAGGGAGTGCTCAAAACAAATTTGTTGTACGGGtggctcagctctgccattttacAGATCTGAGCCCTGAGGTCCAGGGATGTATATAAGGCCAGGGGCTAGCGAGTGGGAGAACTGGTGGGCTTCTTCTCTGATGGCTCCTATGAGGCTGACCATTTCCCTTTCTGAGCATGATAGTGCCCACTCTCTGTACCTCTCCATCTCACAACTGACTGTGTCTTGCCTTGTCTTATTCTTAAGTTGCTTCATATGTGGTTCGTGTCTCCATAACTAGATTATAAGCACCTTGAAGGCAGGCACAGTGACCTTTTCTTGTATTTACGGTGTGTAGCACCTTGTCAGGAACCCAAAAGATGGTTAATGAATGATTAttaaattcttacttttttttttttaaaagaagtgttaTCTGGAAAATGTATGCAATTTATATATTGAGGCTAATGGGTCGTTTTTTAGAGTCAGGAATCCTGAAtgctttctgtgatttttaaaaggctgtcTCTTTACTCCTGACTCTCATAGTTCTATAAGTTTTGGGAAGAGCAAAAGATACGTTTCCTCTTTTGGCatttaacatcaaaaagaaatatttgctttagCAAGATGCGGTAAAACACATCTTGGGGGACCACAGAGCTGTCGCCAGCACTGGGTTTTAGAAACGGCTGGCTAGTTTTATTACCAGTTAATGGCATTTGTAGTGGTGCTTTGGCAAATAACCATGAGAAATCAATTGTCAGGCATGGATGGTGTGAGAAAATTACTGTCAGTCTCTTGAAAACTCGCTGGGAATGAGGACTATGGGTCAGTAACTGCGTCAAGTGCGTGAAGACTAAGGCAAAGGGTTTACCCTGGGTGCGTGCTGTTCAAGAAGGAGGAAGATTTGGTGGTGCCTGATGCTAACGCGCCTCTTCTTCTCACCACGTACCCAGTCACCCAGGAGGGCTCTGAGCAGCACCTTCTTTATCTGGCAGAATTATCCCATTTCATTCATCCTGCAAATATAAGGAGTGTTTTCAGCAGTGTCTGAGAAAATCCTGAGTCCTGGGTCTGAAAGATACTTCATTATAGTGGTTAAGAGGATATGTGTGTTTGAACCCTGCCTCTACCAGTTACTTGCTCtaagatcttgggcaagttatttaagctCTCGCTAagcatgttttcttctctgttaaatggaaataaaaaatggtacCAAACGCGTGGGTTGTTGTGTAAGTGAGGAGCTATAGGTGAAGTGCTTATCACATTATCTGACAAACAGGAAGGGGtcaaagcactttatttttttatgtttattttttaaaatgcttttatcatttatttttgagagagagacagagtgtgagtggggtaggggcagagagagagggagacacagaatctgaagcaggctccgggctctgagctgtcagcacagagtccaacatgggactcaaacccatgaactgtgagatcatgacctgagctgaagtcggatgcttaatggactgagccacccaggtgcccctttatttttttatttttatttttttaaatgtttattttgagagacagagagagagagagagagaaagagagagagcacctgtgcaagtgggggagaggcagagagggagagagagagcatcccaaggaggccccatgctgtcaccacagggcccaacgtggggcttgatctcacagactgtgaaagcattacctgagccaaaatcatgagttagatactcaaccaactgggccacccaggcgcccctaaaagcatTTGATTTGTTTGATTAAAATTtgtaacatttacttatttttgagagacagagagagacagagtgcaagtgggggtggggcagagagagagagaaagagagagagagagaggcagaatcccaagcaggctccaggctctgagcccgatgcagggcttgaactcatgaaccatgagatcatgacctgagctgaagtgggttgcttaactgactgagccactcaggtccctcaaagcattttaaataagtaaatacacgtGCTTGAGTAAAGAAGGGAGGAACCAGTCCAGCCAGTAGTTTTCCTGTCCTCCCAAACTATCCTGCTTATTTCTACcccagctccccctgccccccaacttcCCTAAGAAACGAGTCACAATTCTTTGGGATACTGGTTCACTCCTCAGTCAGCAACCCAGCAGAATTATTTTTCCTAggcatttcaggctctgtgcttgcagaTACCAAGTTACCTGGATTGGAGGTGAGTACAGAGCTAGGTGAAAACTGTTGAAGCGACCCAGGCCAGGAAGCCACCTGCCCTCACCAAATCTTTGGGGAGCGAAAGTGGCCCTGATGCCAAGGGTGGCCATCCGTTCCCTCTCCAGGGAGAGCAAGACCCCGAACTGAGGCTTACCGTGAGATTCTGGGTACCGAGGCAAACTTAGATTTGCAGTTCTGAAGTGAGCTGGGAGCCCAGCTCTTTGAGGGTCAAGTTCACGCATGATTTCTTTGCGTAAAGTATCCACAGCGAGCGGAAGTATTGGAGAATGTAAATTTGGGCAGAGGACGATCCTCTTTTAAGATTGGGCGCATTGGTTGCAGGGCTAAGCACTGGCCCACTGACAATAAATACGCTGCCTCTGATCTCTGGGTTCCTTG belongs to Acinonyx jubatus isolate Ajub_Pintada_27869175 chromosome A1, VMU_Ajub_asm_v1.0, whole genome shotgun sequence and includes:
- the LOC106977067 gene encoding protein kish-A-like, which produces MSAIFNFQSRLTVILLLIYSCAYIPSLAHSLLDRNKTGLLGIFWKCSRIGEQKSLYVAVCCIVMAFSFLFIQ